A window from Anoplolepis gracilipes chromosome 15, ASM4749672v1, whole genome shotgun sequence encodes these proteins:
- the LOC140673822 gene encoding uncharacterized protein, with translation MVSLEDSWKEATEDLDAVICDAWFTRLQEVYSEEKRTYHNLDSLREKLNHYYEIKGNLKNPRAVLLAIFFQNFEYDPKALDGEDKNLEHFNTFADETEIPLDAKLREETCALLKVAATHSTEAHKVGGAFGGEDAHYFLDLDMAVLGSSPDSYAEYRERIRGEYSFLSEPMYTALRLKVLQNFLQIPNIFATMEFRDKLEEQARQNIQAEVELLS, from the exons ATGGTATCGCTGGAGGACAGTTGGAAAGAGGCTACGGAAGACCTGGACGCCGTGATCTGCGATGCCTGGTTTACGCGTCTGCAGGAGGTCTACTCGGAAGAGAAACGCACGTACCACAATCTGGACTCGCTCAGGGAGAAGCTGAACCATTACTATGAAATCAAAGGGAATCTCAAAAATCCACGTGCCGTCCTGCTTGCCATATTCTTTCAAAA TTTTGAGTATGATCCCAAGGCTCTAGACGGCGAGGACAAAAATCTCGAACACTTCAATACTTTTGCCGATGAAACCGAAATTCCACTG GACGCGAAGCTCAGAGAAGAAACGTGCGCCCTGCTAAAAGTGGCGGCGACTCACAGCACTGAGGCACATAAAGTAGGAGGTGCTTTCGGTGGTGAAGACGCTCATTACTTTCTGGACCTGGACATGGCGGTGCTCGGCTCCTCTCCGGATAGTTACGCCGAGTACAGGGAACGAATACGGGGAGAGTACTCTTTCCTCAGTGAACCCATGTACACGGCGCTGCGACTGAAG GTGTTGCAAAACTTCCTGCAGATCCCGAACATCTTCGCCACCATGGAGTTTCGCGACAAGCTGGAGGAACAGGCACGTCAGAACATCCAGGCGGAGGTGGAGCTGCTGTCTTAG
- the LOC140673824 gene encoding dynein light chain Tctex-type protein 2 — protein sequence MPFQHDANEKTCEDNEVPKYQNTYRMEPQNPFKADLADKIVKSVMNNRLDELAYDDTVVAKLCGDIASEIRRRVKKLNFDRHKIVVTVTIIEKTSQSVETAVGFLWDSEKDNYSLFSLEGRSFYAQCCVFGIYYE from the exons ATGCCGTTCCAACACGACGCGAATGAGAAGACCTGCGAAGATAATGAg GTGCCAAAGTATCAAAACACTTACCGCATGGAGCCGCAGAATCCGTTCAAGGCCGACCTGGCGGACAAGATCGTGAAATCAGTGATGAACAATCGTCTGGACGAACTCGCGTACGATGACACGGTGGTCGCGAAATTATGCGGCGACATCGCATCGGAAATACGGCGGCGAGTGAAAAAACTCAACTTCGACAG GCACAAGATCGTCGTCACAGTTACGATAATCGAAAAGACTAGTCAATCCGTAGAAACGGCTGTAGGTTTTTTGTGGGATAGCGAAAAGGAcaattattctctcttttctctcgaaGGTCGGTCTTTCTACGCTCAATGCTGCGTGTTCGGCATTTATTATGAGTGA
- the Pig-g gene encoding GPI ethanolamine phosphate transferase 2, with protein sequence MYVNNILLFYVTLIAPISIVLFLYGFFPIAHHGDTIASQSDVPNYIGNVSVEKHALYRPMITRLIIMVIDGLRWDFVAGPVGNAAMPVTSKLLANSSGCLLRVKLQSPTVTMPRIKAMMTGTVPNFIDIVLNFGSKPLHTDNLLLQAQKYGHRLIFYGDDTWLSLFPHIFERHDGTTSFFVTDFTEVDNNVTRHIQHELNYNDWTVMILHYLGLDHIGHVEGPFGASIKPKLQEMDEIINQIAQRVQYWNTDGIPTLFIICGDHGMKDSGGHGGSTPQETTVPFIAIGGTRCSHQKDGEPIEIEQLDIAATLSTAFGLPLPSANLGSSFLDNIYDLDDTKRLFLLHYNSRQVLDRFRKLVYRESQIEYVYQKYLNTMNLHAAWLKTNEKSSRMVEMIVSSYNAILTEMKDALISSIIEYDFRPMALAMFLQCQILVILFFARKVAWATHKGTASFLICFFSCLGIYCFYNFKNMTLFHPSIFNVLLFLLIGSILYINCNLCINSNLSLIKLTNKPRIRGMFEIGALLHVVSLAGSSFIEEEHQTWYFFWSTAVSYFLYRCFRRFLAYERYDLRVRTGVDRRYGNSRHPRYIQLCVKLLLLLIGHRVLRKLNSTGDKWAHLPDLARWLKEDDSKIGMTLLLLVALVLLIWIACKCEDKEYRRRSLIFNTAIAACIYLRHMANNAVLKIPLYFSSSGIYEVQMFWGITLLFLLSYGYRVALIIRCDKHRFASIMLLLIINFWVMISAMLHQPYNVILLPLQIVASLMIESALKENDLTLELGVFVHCWLGNVFYFYQGNSNSLASINIAAGYVGLRSYMPLITGAYLIVNTYSAPVLAYFLLVYHRQSSDTHCMNIVARTSRTYIAWRLLTMTVYMIIVVAQRHHLFIWSVFSPKLLYEATYSAIMCCSVLLALIVITLQAALIPSYKD encoded by the exons atgtatgtaaataatatattattgttctaTGTGACTTTAATCGCGCCCATTTCtatcgttttatttttgtacggTTTCTTTCCGATCGCTCATCATGGTGACACGATTGCCTCACAATCAGATGTTCCAAATTACATCGGCAATGTTAG tgTGGAGAAACATGCATTGTATAGACCGATGATAACAAGACTGATAATTATGGTGATTGATGGACTACGATGGGATTTTGTAGCAGGTCCAGTAGGAAATGCTGCTATGCCAGTGACAAGTAAGCTCCTGGCAAACTCTTCCGGATGTTTGTTACGAGTCAAGTTGCAATCGCCAACAGTGACAATGCCtagaataaaa GCAATGATGACTGGTACAGtaccaaattttatagatatagtaCTGAACTTTGGAAGTAAACCTCTGCACAccgataatttattacttcaaGCGCAAAAGTATGGGcacagattaatattttatggagATGACACTTGGCTCTCTCTGTTTCCTCATATATTTGAACGCCATGATGGTACTACTTCGTTTTTTGTTACAGACTTCACAGAG gTGGACAACAATGTAACTCGACACATACAACACGAGTTGAATTATAATGATTGGACTGTGATGATTCTCCATTATCTCGGACTCGATCATATTGGTCATGTTGAAGGTCCATTTGGGGCATCGATTAAACCCAAACTACAAGAAATGGACGAAATCATCAATCAGATAGCTCAAAGAGTACAGTATTGG AACACCGATGGGATACCCACACTCTTCATCATCTGTGGCGATCATGGGATGAAAGATTCGGGTGGCCACGGCGGTTCGACGCCACAAGAGACAACGGTGCCGTTTATCGCGATAGGAGGGACTCGTTGTTCTCATCAGAAAGACGGTGAACCGATCGAGATCGAGCAACTCGACATAGCGGCAACATTATCAACTGCCTTTGGATTACCTCTTCCTTCCGCAAATCTTGGCTCTTCGTTCTTGGACAACATTTACGATCTTGACGATACCAAGCGGCTATTTCTTCTCCATTACAATTCGAGACAGGTGCTCGATCGTTTTCGGAAGCTCGTCTATCGAGAATCACAAATTGAAT ATGTATACCAGAAGTATTTGAACACTATGAATTTACATGCTGCTTGGTTGAAAACAAATGAGAAATCGAGTAGGATGGTTGAGATGATTGTCTCATCTTATAACGCGATCCTTACAGAAATGAAGGACGCTCTAATCAGCAGCATAATCGAGTACGACTTTCGTCCGATGGCTCTTGCTATGTTCCTTCAGTGTCAA ATACTTGTCATTTTGTTTTTTGCGCGAAAGGTAGCTTGGGCTACGCACAAAGGAACTGCATCTTTCTTGATATGTTTTTTCTCGTGCCTGGGAATATATtgcttttacaattttaaaaatatgacttTATTTCACCCGAGTATATTCAATGTTCTATTGTTCCTACTCATTGGCAGCATCTTGTACATAAACTGCAATCTTTGCATAAACAGCAACTTATCTCTCATAAag cTCACAAACAAGCCAAGGATACGTGGGATGTTTGAAATCGGCGCGTTATTGCACGTAGTGAGTCTCGCCGGTAGCAGCTTCATCGAGGAGGAGCATCAGACGTGGTATTTCTTCTGGTCCACCGCAGTCTCATACTTCCTCTATCGTTGCTTCAGAAGGTTCCTCGCATATGAACGAta CGATCTAAGGGTACGAACTGGGGTGGATCGACGTTACGGGAATTCTAGGCATCCACGCTACATACAACTTTGCGTTAAGCTATTATTGCTACTGATAGGGCACAGAGTTCTGCGAAAGCTAAACAGCACCGGTGACAAATGGGCGCATCTACCTGATCTAGCTCGCTGGTTGAAGGAAGACGACAGCAAAATTGGGATGACGCTCCTGCTTTTAGTTG CGCTCGTTCTTCTAATCTGGATCGCATGCAAATGCGAAGACAAAGAATACAGACGGCGatcgttaatatttaatacggCCATTGCGGCATGTATATATCTTCGTCACATGGCCAACAATGCCGTTTTGAAGATTCCATTATATTTCTCGTCGag TGGAATATACGAAGTACAGATGTTTTGGGGAATAACACTTCTGTTCCTCCTAAGCTATGGCTATCGAGTGGCATTAATAATTAGATGCGATAAGCATCGTTTCGCGAGTATAATGCTACTTCTTATCATCAATTTCTGGGTGATGATCTCAGCAATGCTGCATCAACCATACAATGTGATCTTGTTACCGTTACAGATCGTCGCGAGCTTGATGATCGAGTCTGCattgaaagaaaatgatttaaCACTCGAGCTCGGTGTCTTCGTGCACTGCTGGCTCGGCaacgtattttatttctatcag GGAAATTCCAATAGCCTCGCGAGTATAAACATCGCGGCGGGATATGTCGGTTTGCGTTCCTACATGCCGTTAATTACCGGTGCGTATTTAATCGTCAATACCTATTCTGCGCCCGTCCTCGCTTATTTCCTGCTCGTTTATCATCGACAGTCAAGCGATACACATTG CATGAATATCGTTGCGCGCACGAGCAGAACTTATATCGCGTGGAGATTACTAACGATGACCGTTTATATGATCATTGTTGTTGCCCAGCGTCATCATCTTTTCATATGGTCGGTGTTTTCACCGAAATTATTGTATGAAGCAACGTATTCTGCGATAATGTGCTGTAGCGTGCTATTGGCATTGATTGTGATTACATTGCAAGCTGCGCTAATTCCTAGTTACAAAGATTAA